GTTTCTGCCCAATACACATCGGCTTGCTATCATAACGCAATAAACGCTTTGGCAATTTATAACGCAACCAATGTTTAGAAACATATAACAAACGCACATCTTTAGGTTGTAAACCAACTTCCTCGTGTAGTTCGCGATACATCGCTTGCTCGGCACTTTCATTATCATTAATGCCACCTTGCGGAAACTGCCACGAATTTTGCCCACAACGCTTCGCCCAAAGCACTTGCCCTTTGCGATTACAAATCACAATACCCACATTTGGACGGTAGCCATCAAAATCGATCACTATCGTTTTACCTTACATTTTTCCTATAAAAATAGCTCAAGATTGTTTCATAAATCAGTGCTTTTATCAACCAAAGGGCATTATGACAAAATAATCATATCATCACGATGCATTGCTACTGCACCGTATTCATAGCCTAAAACATTCTCAATGTCTGCTGATTTTCTGCCCTTAATTAATTGTAGGGCATCGCTGTTATAGCGTGGCATACCTAGTGCAATGTCTTTACCCGATTGAGTGCGTATTTTGACTACTTCACCACGCGAGAAACGCCCTTCCACGTTAATAATGCCAGCTGGTAATAAAGATTTATTTTGTTCAAGAATGGCATTTTTCGCTCCATCATCAATAGTGATAATGCCTGCCGATGGCGCGGCGAAAAGCCATTGTTTGCGGCTTTCTAATCGATCAGATTGATGTGCAATAAATTTTGTGCCAATATTTTGTTCATAAGCAAGATCAGCGATAACATTTGGACGATTACCCGGTGCAATAATGGTTTCAATTCCAGAGTGAGTGGCAACGTCGGCTGCAATGATTTTAGTCATCATTCCTCCAGTGCCAAGATTTGTACCACTTCCTCCTGCGATTGAGCGAATATGATCCGTGATTTGTTCTACAACTGGAATTAATTTTGCTTCAGGATTTTTACGCGGATCACTATCAAATAAACCTTGTTGATCAGTCAATAAATAAAGTTGTTCCGCTTGCACAAGAATAGCGACTAATGCAGATAAATTGTCATTATCGCCCACTTTAATTTCTGCGGTCGCCACCGCATCATTTTCATTAATCACAGGAATTATGTGGTTGTCTAAAAGTGCGTGTAAAGTATCTCGCGCATTTAAAAAACGTTCGCGATCTTCAATATCAGCACGAGTTAATAAAAGTTGTCCGATATGAATATCATAAATAGCAAATAATTTTTCCCAAGCCTGAATTAATTGGCTCTGACCAACCGCTGCAAGCAGTTGCTTTGAAGCAATAGTCGGGGGTAATTGAGGATGATTTAAATAATGGCGACCCGCAGCAATGGCACCAGAAGTCACGATCACTATACGAAATCCATCATTATGCAGTTGTGCAATTTGACGAACGATTTCCATCATATGTGGCGAATTCAGTTTTGGCGAACCCTGAGTTAGCGTGCTTGTACCGAATTTCACAACAATTGTTTTTTTGTTCATAGTCATTTCCAAGTTCTTAAAATTGACATTAACGTTATCACTAAATCAATGAAAAATCACTTAATATCAGGTATAGTAACGGCAAATTTTAGGGGGACTTATGACATTTAGTTTAATTGTAGCGACGACATTAAATAGTGTAATTGGTAAAGATAACCAAATGCCTTGGCACTTGCCTGCAGATTTAGCTTGGTTTCGTCAGAACACCACTGGTAAACCTGTCATTATGGGGCGTAAAACCTTTGAAAGTATTGGTCGCCCACTACCTAAACGTACCAATATCATACTTTCTCGCCAGCCTTTTAAACACGAAGGTGTGGTATGGAAAGATAGCCTTGAAAGTGCGGTAGATTTTGTCAGAGATTTTGATGAAATTATGTTGATTGGTGGGGGAGAGTTATTCAAACAATATTTACCGAAATCAGATAAGTTATACCTTACTCAAATTCAAACAGAACTAGATGGCGATACTTTTTTCCCTCAATTGAATTGGGAGGAGTGGAAAATTGAATTTGACGAATATCGTAAGGCAGATGAAAAAAATCGCTATGATTGTCGATTTTTGATTCTTACACGAAAATAAATTAAATAAATGAAACAATACTTCTAGAACATTCATTAATCTAGCAAACAAAAAGATGATGATTTTCCCTTGAGTTCCCCTTTTTAAAGTTTCATAATGACCTTTCATTTTATTTTTGATAGTTTTAAATATCCCATTTTTAAACATTATCCCAAATCAGGGGAGGCATTATGACACAAACTGCAACTGAAACCCCATCAAATAAATCTGTATCAAAGAAAACTAACCGTAAAAAAGGCTTAAGCATTTTTATTTTTATCTTGCTTATTATTGGTATTGCTTGTGCTTTGTATTGGTTTTTCTTCTTGAAGGATTTTGAAGAAACAGAAGATGCTTATGTGGGTGGTAATCAAGTGATGGTGTCATCACAAGTTGCAGGTAATGTGGCGAAGATTAATGCTGACAATATGGATAAAGTCCATTCAGGCGATGTACTAATTGAATTAGATGATACCAATGCAAAACTTAGTTTTGAACAAGCAAAAAGCAATCTCGCCAATGCGGTGCGTCAAATAGAACAACTGGGTTTTACTGTGCAGCAATTGCAATCCGCTGTGCACGCCAATGAAATTTCTTTAGCTCAAGCACAAGGCAATTTAACACGCCGAGTTCAACTTGAAAAAATGGGCGCAATTGATAAAGAATCTTTCCAACATGCAAAAGAAGCCGTCGAGCTTTCCAAAGCAAATTTAAATTCCTCTAGAAACCAATTGGCTGCTAATCAGGCTTTATTGCGTAACGTTCCATTACGTGAACAACCGCAAATACAGAATGCAATTAGTTCACTCAAACAGGCTTGGTTAAATTTGCAACGTACAAAAATTAGAAGTCCAATTGATGGCTATGTAGCGCGTCGTAATGCTCAAGTAGGGCAAGCCGTTTCAGTGGGCGGCACATTAATGGCGGTGGTTTCTAATGAACAAATGTGGTTAGAAGCTAACTTCAAAGAAACCCAATTAACGAATATGCGCATTGACCAGCCAGTAAAAATCCATTTTGATTTATACGGTAAAAATAAAGAATTTGATGGCGTGATAAATGGTATTGAAATGGGGACTGGTAATGCGTTTTCTCTCTTACCTTCACAAAATGCTACGGGTAACTGGATTAAAGTGGTGCAACGTGTACCTGTGCGAATTAAATTAGATCCACAACAATTTGCCGAAACGCCATTGAGAATTGGTCTTTCTGCAACGGCAAAAGTAAGAATTTCTGATTCATCTGGCGCAATGCTACGAGAAAAATCAGAACCGAAGACTTTATTTTCTACTGATACACTTAAATATGATGAAAGTGCGGTAGAAAATTTGATTGAATCTATCATTCAGCAAAACAGCCATTAAGGCGGCGTTATGGACAATTCCACAAAAAAATTCCCACCTATTCAAGGTGGCGCGCTGATTTTATTAACGCTGGCTTTATCTCTCGCCACCTTTATGCAAGTATTAGATTCTACTATTGCAAATGTGGCGATTCCTACTATTGCGGGCGATTTAGGCGCATCTTTTAGTCAAGGTACGTGGGTAATTACTTCTTTTGGTGTTGCAAATGCGATTTCTATTCCAATAACAGGTTGGTTAGCAAAACGTTTTGGCGAAGTGCGGTTATTTTTAGTCTCAACTTTTTTATTCGTTGTCTCTTCTTGGCTTTGTGGGATTGCAGATAGTCTTGAGGCATTAATTATTTTTCGCGTCATTCAAGGTGCTGTAGCAGGCCCCGTGATCCCTCTTTCGCAAAGTTTATTATTAAATAATTATCCGCCAGAAAAACGCGGAATGGCATTGGCATTTTGGTCAATGACTATTGTGGTTGCACCTATTTTTGGCCCAATTTTAGGCGGATGGATTAGCGATAATATCCATTGGGGATGGATATTCTTTATTAATGTTCCGATTGGTTTGCTAGTTGTGCTAATCAGTTGGAAGATTTTGGGTAGCCGAGAAAGTGAAATTGTTCATCAACCTATTGATAAAGTCGGTTTAGTCTTACTTGTCTTAGGTGTGGGATCTTTGCAATTAATGCTTGATCAGGGTCGTGAGCAAGATTGGTTTAATTCTAATGAAATCATTATATTAGCTGTTGTTGCTGTTGTTTGTCTGATTGCTTTGGTTATTTGGGAATTGACAGATGATAATCCTGTAGTAGATATTTCGCTTTTCCATTCTCGTAATTTTAGCGTAGGGTGTTTATGTACCAGTTTAGCCTTTTTGATTTATTTAGGTTCTGTGGTATTAATTCCGCTCTTGCTACAACAAGTCTTCCATTACACCGCGACGTGGGCTGGGCTTGCGGCTTCCCCAGTTGGATTATTCCCTATTTTACTTTCACCGATTATTGGACGTTTCGGTTATAAGATCGATATGCGAATTTTAGTGACGATAAGTTTTATTGTATATGCAATAACATTTTATTGGAGAGCGGTGACTTTCGAGCCATCAATGACTTTTGCTGATGTTGCTTTACCACAATTAGTGCAAGGTTTAGCGGTAGCCTGTTTCTTTATGCCACTTACCACAATAACGCTGTCTGGCTTACCTGCGCATAGAATGGCTTCAGCCTCTAGCTTATTTAACTTCTTGAGAACTTTAGCGGGTTCTGTAGGGACATCTTTAACCACATTTATGTGGTATAACCGTGAAGCTGTTCACCACACTCAATTAACAGAACACATTAATCCTTATAACCCAATTTCCCAAAGTTTTTACCATCAAATGAATCAATTTGGTTTAAGTGATACGCAAACTTCAGCTTACCTCGCTCAACAAATAACATCGCAAGGATTTATTATTGGCGCAAATGAAATATTTTGGTTATCAGCTATGGGATTCTTAGGATTGCTTATTGTGATTTGGTTTGCAAAACCACCTTTTGGTACTCGGCATTAAAATAAATATATATTACATACCAATCACAACACAATCGGTAACAGTTTTAGCTCTACTTTGCGCCTGTACTGCAAGCTCTCGAGTATCAAAACTTGCTACACGAACACGGTTCCATTCGCCGTTAGTTTGTATTTGAGCATTTAATCCTGTCATCTGTAAACGACCTTGCAAATTTTCAGCTTGCGCTCGATTTTTGAAAGCACCACATTGTAAACCAAATTTCTTGCTATCCCGTACATTATTAACCGTTTTTATTTGTTCTACTTTTTTTGCGCTTTCAATTTTCTGTGAGTCTTGCTTTTTAATTGATTCCGATTTTACGATTTCTGCCTCTGTATTTTTCATATCTTCCGTTTTTTTGGATTGAGTTCTCGTTGCATCTTCTATTCTCTGTTGCTCAGCCAGTTTTCTAGCTTCATCAGCCGCTTTTTGATCTCTTTCTATTTGAATTAAAACTTGACGTTGTTCTTCTGTTAAACGCATATTTTGTTCTACACTCGCTGGATTATTATCTACAGGTACAGTACGCGTTTCTAAGGCTTTAATATAACTCCACACTTCCTCTGGACGATTAGGTAACACACTTTTAGGTTGAGCTTTTTCCTGTTGTGTTATAGCTTGCTGCACGCTTACCTTACTGTTCTGATTTTTCAACAAATAAAGTCCAACAACAAAAACTAGAACAATAAATAAAGCAAGAAAAATCAAGACATTTGTATTCTTTTTCTTATTTTTTTTCTTATTATTTGAGCTACGACGCGCAGCAAAATCTCGATGTGCCACAATAAATTCCTAGATTTGAAGTGATAATTTTAATAATTCAACAAAATTCGCTAAGTTTACTGAAAAATAGTCTTTAAATAAAGACTAACATAAGTGGATCATTTATATAATTAACAGAATAAAAAATACCGCACTTATGCAGGTTATGCTCAAAAAAGTTGGATAAAACAACTATTTATAAGTACGAATTACGTAAGATAACCTAAGTGCGGTTTGTTTTTTCTATGTTTTAATTAGTGGGTTGTTTTATTTTCATCAAAAACCGGTAATGATTTGTGTTCAGTTGCGACATAGCTATATACCACAGGCAAGACGAACAAGGTGAAAATAGTACCAATGGATAATCCCGCTACAATCACTATCCCAATACTAAAGCGAGATACCGCTCCTGCACCTGTTGCATAGAGTAATGGAATTAAGCCAGCTACCATTGCAGCAGTTGTCATTAGAATTGGACGCAAACGCACTTTTGCCGCGTGAGTGATTGCCTCAATACGAGTTTTACCATGGTTAAGCTGTTCTTCTTTTGCCACTTCGCACATTAAGATACCGTGTTTGGTGATTAATCCCACGAGAGTAATCAACCCAACTTGAGAGTAGATATTTAATGTTGTTCCTGCGATGCTAAAGAAGGATAAAATATTTAAGCTCACCAATGCACCACTTACGGCTAATGGTACGGAAATCATAATTACCATTGGGTCACGTATAGATTCAAACTGAATGGCAAGTACCAAGAATATGATGATAACAGCCAATGCAAAAGTGACGGCTAATGCGTTGCCTTCTTGGACTAATTGACGTGCTTCAGATTTAAAATCAAACGTATAGCCTTGCGGTAAATTGTCTGTTGCCTGTTGTTGAAGCCAAGCAATGGCATCACCACTTGATGTACCCGGCATTGGTACAGCACTAATTTCAGCCGAATTTAACTGACTGAAACGCGGTAATGATGTTGGCTGAGTTTCTAATTTCATACTGATAACACTACTTAATGGCACTGATTGACCATTAGATGCAGTTAAATAATAATTTTGGAAACTTTCTGGCGATAAGCGATCATCTCGTTTTACCTGCGAAATTACTTTATAAGCACGTCCATCTACATCCACACGCGTAACTGTCGCACCAGATAAGAAACTGCCTAAAGTATTACTAATCTGTTGCATTGTAATGCCGTAAGTTCCCGCTTTTTCCTTATCCACAGAAATCGTCATTTGTGCGGTGTCATAAGTTAAATTTAAATTGGAATAAATAA
The Haemophilus influenzae DNA segment above includes these coding regions:
- the proB gene encoding glutamate 5-kinase, with the protein product MNKKTIVVKFGTSTLTQGSPKLNSPHMMEIVRQIAQLHNDGFRIVIVTSGAIAAGRHYLNHPQLPPTIASKQLLAAVGQSQLIQAWEKLFAIYDIHIGQLLLTRADIEDRERFLNARDTLHALLDNHIIPVINENDAVATAEIKVGDNDNLSALVAILVQAEQLYLLTDQQGLFDSDPRKNPEAKLIPVVEQITDHIRSIAGGSGTNLGTGGMMTKIIAADVATHSGIETIIAPGNRPNVIADLAYEQNIGTKFIAHQSDRLESRKQWLFAAPSAGIITIDDGAKNAILEQNKSLLPAGIINVEGRFSRGEVVKIRTQSGKDIALGMPRYNSDALQLIKGRKSADIENVLGYEYGAVAMHRDDMIILS
- the folA gene encoding type 3 dihydrofolate reductase, which codes for MTFSLIVATTLNSVIGKDNQMPWHLPADLAWFRQNTTGKPVIMGRKTFESIGRPLPKRTNIILSRQPFKHEGVVWKDSLESAVDFVRDFDEIMLIGGGELFKQYLPKSDKLYLTQIQTELDGDTFFPQLNWEEWKIEFDEYRKADEKNRYDCRFLILTRK
- a CDS encoding EmrA/EmrK family multidrug efflux transporter periplasmic adaptor subunit, with amino-acid sequence MTQTATETPSNKSVSKKTNRKKGLSIFIFILLIIGIACALYWFFFLKDFEETEDAYVGGNQVMVSSQVAGNVAKINADNMDKVHSGDVLIELDDTNAKLSFEQAKSNLANAVRQIEQLGFTVQQLQSAVHANEISLAQAQGNLTRRVQLEKMGAIDKESFQHAKEAVELSKANLNSSRNQLAANQALLRNVPLREQPQIQNAISSLKQAWLNLQRTKIRSPIDGYVARRNAQVGQAVSVGGTLMAVVSNEQMWLEANFKETQLTNMRIDQPVKIHFDLYGKNKEFDGVINGIEMGTGNAFSLLPSQNATGNWIKVVQRVPVRIKLDPQQFAETPLRIGLSATAKVRISDSSGAMLREKSEPKTLFSTDTLKYDESAVENLIESIIQQNSH
- a CDS encoding DHA2 family efflux MFS transporter permease subunit, with protein sequence MDNSTKKFPPIQGGALILLTLALSLATFMQVLDSTIANVAIPTIAGDLGASFSQGTWVITSFGVANAISIPITGWLAKRFGEVRLFLVSTFLFVVSSWLCGIADSLEALIIFRVIQGAVAGPVIPLSQSLLLNNYPPEKRGMALAFWSMTIVVAPIFGPILGGWISDNIHWGWIFFINVPIGLLVVLISWKILGSRESEIVHQPIDKVGLVLLVLGVGSLQLMLDQGREQDWFNSNEIIILAVVAVVCLIALVIWELTDDNPVVDISLFHSRNFSVGCLCTSLAFLIYLGSVVLIPLLLQQVFHYTATWAGLAASPVGLFPILLSPIIGRFGYKIDMRILVTISFIVYAITFYWRAVTFEPSMTFADVALPQLVQGLAVACFFMPLTTITLSGLPAHRMASASSLFNFLRTLAGSVGTSLTTFMWYNREAVHHTQLTEHINPYNPISQSFYHQMNQFGLSDTQTSAYLAQQITSQGFIIGANEIFWLSAMGFLGLLIVIWFAKPPFGTRH
- the ftsN gene encoding cell division protein FtsN, with the protein product MAHRDFAARRSSNNKKKNKKKNTNVLIFLALFIVLVFVVGLYLLKNQNSKVSVQQAITQQEKAQPKSVLPNRPEEVWSYIKALETRTVPVDNNPASVEQNMRLTEEQRQVLIQIERDQKAADEARKLAEQQRIEDATRTQSKKTEDMKNTEAEIVKSESIKKQDSQKIESAKKVEQIKTVNNVRDSKKFGLQCGAFKNRAQAENLQGRLQMTGLNAQIQTNGEWNRVRVASFDTRELAVQAQSRAKTVTDCVVIGM